In Sphingobium sp. EP60837, one genomic interval encodes:
- a CDS encoding cellulose synthase operon protein YhjQ/BcsQ, whose protein sequence is MAVILFQSPKGGTGSTFLAAQLALHLAGKGHEVNALDCTYQNALKMHFGFMPPHQVPELDGAASEPLVAFGVKLLQGHQYTRSPAFLRDAARELDRLFDPGHVWVVDVASEDRQLLELLTPRCALHVCALLPTAASLATLNRLSETAPAMKLDRTVFVLNQLDDRQKLSRHSHSFIRDLFGDQLLATIRRDEAINEALARFEPISKNAPTSAALQDLRFFASAVEERIGLAHALGEANVTVSGDV, encoded by the coding sequence ATGGCGGTCATCCTTTTTCAGTCCCCCAAGGGCGGGACCGGTTCGACGTTTCTGGCGGCCCAGTTGGCACTTCACCTGGCGGGCAAGGGGCATGAGGTAAATGCCCTCGATTGTACCTATCAGAATGCGCTCAAAATGCATTTTGGTTTCATGCCGCCGCACCAGGTGCCCGAACTGGACGGCGCGGCAAGCGAGCCGCTCGTCGCCTTTGGCGTCAAGCTGCTTCAAGGTCATCAATATACGCGATCACCGGCATTTCTGCGGGACGCGGCGCGGGAGTTGGACCGGCTGTTCGATCCGGGTCACGTCTGGGTTGTGGACGTCGCATCGGAAGACCGGCAGTTGCTCGAGCTGCTTACGCCCCGCTGCGCGCTGCATGTGTGCGCGCTCCTGCCGACAGCAGCCTCGCTCGCCACGCTGAATCGGCTGAGCGAAACCGCGCCCGCCATGAAGCTGGACCGCACCGTTTTCGTGCTGAATCAGCTGGATGATCGCCAGAAGCTGTCGCGGCACAGCCATAGCTTCATCCGCGATCTCTTTGGCGACCAGCTGCTCGCCACCATTCGCCGCGACGAGGCCATCAATGAAGCGCTCGCGCGGTTCGAACCGATAAGCAAAAATGCGCCAACGAGCGCCGCCTTGCAGGATCTACGCTTCTTCGCCTCCGCAGTCGAGGAACGCATCGGCCTTGCGCATGCCTTGGGAGAGGCAAACGTCACTGTATCTGGAGACGTCTAA
- a CDS encoding TonB-dependent receptor, giving the protein MKYSVAILLASAAYSSNALAQDSQVEDGSLQEIIVTAQKRSESLQDTPISIAAIDSAALESRRIASLTDIAGGVPNLQLSPHPNSAVSVRPIIRGVGELSNNITRDSPNAIYVDGVYVGRTQGLGTDLAELERIEVLRGPQGTLYGRNATGGAISFITRAPELGETWVKQDIGIGNYDAFRARTLVNLAFGDTVAFQLSYLRNSQDGFVKNLGTGAPRFGDVDRHAIRAAALWKAMDNVELRYTYDSAWIKDTSPFIQQVPFYPAEAKRATQSNAAVRNFQPNDTQVQGHNLTISWDASDTLTVKSITGYRRLNSFEYQDYHSGVLGLFPIFTVSDTVNQEQFTQELQLIGSAIDQRLKYVAGIYYFTENGDGFNTSVTPGGRSTSAVDFKNSAYAVFGQATFTPALLDDRLHITVGARWSKDKRDATLVKTNFAGVAPGVVAINEHGRRSFQDFSPTGTIAFDINRDVNVYAKLSKGYKTGGFNPAASSAATFARGFGPETLISYELGLKSEFFDRRVRLNVAAFYNDYKDIQLNVLDPVNPRVNDVLNAGKAKITGLEVDLSARIFKGMTFSASYGRVNPKYKKVIDFTGNDVTSGFHFTNAPKNSFTVAADYSSPETGIGKFDVNVNYAWQDRYTAIANDPRYIVGSNGLLGARISLSKIPGLDGVKIAAWGRNLTNENYYATSFPAGVPSAIFGAPRTYGLDLTVEF; this is encoded by the coding sequence ATGAAATACTCAGTCGCGATTTTGCTCGCTTCGGCAGCATATTCATCAAATGCGCTGGCACAGGATAGCCAAGTCGAAGATGGCAGTCTTCAGGAAATCATTGTTACTGCTCAGAAGCGGTCGGAATCTCTTCAAGATACACCTATCTCGATTGCCGCAATTGACAGTGCCGCGCTGGAGTCAAGGCGCATAGCCTCTCTCACCGATATTGCTGGAGGGGTGCCCAATCTTCAGCTTTCACCGCATCCCAACAGCGCAGTGTCGGTCAGACCGATCATCCGTGGTGTCGGTGAGCTTTCCAACAACATCACGCGCGACTCTCCCAATGCCATCTATGTAGATGGGGTCTATGTTGGTCGTACACAGGGTCTTGGCACCGATTTGGCCGAACTAGAGCGTATCGAAGTGCTGCGCGGTCCGCAGGGCACTCTATATGGCCGCAATGCCACGGGCGGCGCGATCAGTTTCATTACCAGGGCGCCTGAGCTGGGTGAAACCTGGGTAAAACAAGACATCGGCATCGGCAACTATGACGCGTTCCGAGCGCGCACACTTGTCAACCTCGCGTTCGGCGATACCGTGGCTTTCCAGCTTTCTTATCTGAGGAACAGCCAAGACGGATTCGTAAAGAACCTCGGGACGGGGGCACCACGTTTCGGTGACGTTGATCGTCATGCGATCCGCGCCGCCGCATTGTGGAAAGCTATGGACAACGTCGAACTGCGCTACACTTACGACTCCGCGTGGATCAAGGACACATCTCCCTTCATTCAGCAGGTTCCCTTTTATCCGGCAGAAGCAAAGCGGGCGACACAAAGCAATGCCGCCGTCCGCAATTTTCAGCCTAATGACACACAGGTGCAGGGACATAATCTGACGATTTCATGGGATGCCTCGGACACCCTCACCGTGAAGTCCATCACAGGCTATCGTCGGCTCAATTCCTTTGAATATCAGGACTACCATAGCGGTGTTTTGGGGCTGTTCCCGATCTTCACGGTCAGTGACACCGTCAATCAGGAGCAGTTCACGCAGGAGCTGCAACTGATCGGTAGCGCGATTGACCAGCGGCTCAAATATGTCGCCGGCATCTATTATTTCACGGAGAATGGTGATGGCTTCAACACATCGGTGACGCCTGGTGGGCGCTCGACGAGCGCAGTGGATTTTAAGAACTCGGCCTACGCGGTTTTCGGTCAGGCAACCTTCACACCCGCGCTGCTTGATGATCGACTACATATTACTGTAGGCGCCCGCTGGTCTAAGGATAAGCGTGATGCCACGCTCGTGAAAACCAATTTCGCAGGGGTGGCGCCAGGCGTCGTCGCTATCAATGAGCATGGGCGCAGGAGTTTTCAGGATTTTAGTCCTACGGGCACAATCGCGTTCGACATCAATCGAGACGTGAACGTCTACGCTAAGCTCTCAAAAGGCTATAAGACCGGCGGGTTTAATCCGGCTGCCTCCTCGGCCGCGACCTTTGCACGTGGATTTGGTCCCGAAACGCTCATCTCCTATGAACTAGGCCTCAAGTCCGAGTTTTTCGACCGGCGTGTTCGCCTGAACGTTGCAGCCTTTTACAATGACTATAAGGACATTCAGCTCAACGTCCTCGATCCGGTTAATCCGCGCGTCAATGATGTGCTGAATGCAGGAAAGGCAAAAATCACTGGCTTGGAAGTCGATCTCTCGGCGCGCATTTTCAAAGGTATGACTTTTTCGGCCTCCTATGGTCGTGTCAATCCCAAGTACAAAAAGGTGATCGACTTTACAGGAAATGATGTCACTAGTGGCTTCCACTTTACAAATGCACCAAAGAACAGCTTCACGGTAGCCGCCGACTATAGCTCGCCGGAAACGGGCATCGGGAAATTTGACGTCAACGTTAATTACGCCTGGCAAGATCGCTATACCGCTATCGCCAACGATCCCCGATATATTGTCGGTTCGAACGGCCTACTCGGTGCCCGCATCAGCCTGTCGAAAATTCCTGGCCTCGACGGCGTCAAAATCGCGGCTTGGGGCCGCAATCTCACCAATGAGAATTATTACGCGACCTCTTTCCCGGCTGGCGTCCCGAGCGCAATTTTTGGTGCCCCTCGCACCTATGGTTTGGACCTGACCGTCGAATTTTAA
- a CDS encoding DUF6481 family protein: MPSYKAPSFQDRIAAAGSAKQKALDALRAKPPVDEALMAERRKAREAQDQAIAIERAAKAEAVALAKAQKAERKAAGQAAEAEKQAAADAAAALKAARLTPASAAEMKAARDARYAARKARNK; the protein is encoded by the coding sequence TTGCCTTCCTATAAAGCTCCCTCGTTCCAAGACCGTATCGCCGCCGCAGGATCGGCCAAACAAAAGGCCTTAGATGCACTGAGAGCCAAGCCGCCCGTCGACGAGGCACTTATGGCGGAACGACGCAAGGCGCGCGAAGCGCAGGATCAAGCAATTGCAATCGAGCGGGCGGCTAAGGCTGAGGCCGTTGCTTTAGCCAAAGCTCAAAAGGCAGAACGCAAAGCGGCCGGACAGGCGGCAGAGGCCGAAAAACAAGCCGCCGCTGATGCCGCTGCGGCACTGAAGGCCGCTAGGCTCACGCCTGCCAGCGCCGCGGAAATGAAGGCTGCGCGGGACGCTCGCTACGCTGCGCGCAAAGCTCGAAATAAATAA
- a CDS encoding DUF1214 domain-containing protein: MDMETAGLNTGLSRRGMLAGSGTLSLLSAIELAITPAHAADVKSDAAMLKVFEAMMARISRVAETAFARSTAQYPNARAAGLLHILNNISLGLSMNLHNDDPMNPDLFHYFDPSRKQGGDNSDALYLGAPIDGRQEYRVRGNRGSAKHISFTTVNRGPTPWGGGMGAALFGRDMKADPDGNFELMLSAREHSGNWLKLGPDVFRLTIRQFFADWENERPMVARIERLGPPAPPPDMSADRIMAALDETIGWLENTVVFWQNMIDLFRKTPNQFIDWRKITGDKMNATPGGDPACCFWKVPKGKALILRTKPPQCEFWNIEFTNPWWETNDYRYRHTGINDHTGVLEENGELIAVVAHDDPGLPNWFDPSGHTEGMIGRRWMFADTATSIETMLVDQSTLRKYLPKSVKTITAEGRRAQLERKRNGLYRRFHWF; encoded by the coding sequence ATGGACATGGAGACGGCAGGCCTGAACACCGGGCTGTCACGGCGGGGCATGCTGGCAGGAAGCGGCACACTGAGCCTTTTGTCGGCGATAGAGTTGGCGATCACACCGGCGCACGCTGCCGACGTTAAAAGCGATGCTGCGATGTTGAAGGTGTTTGAAGCAATGATGGCGCGGATTTCCAGGGTTGCGGAAACTGCTTTTGCGCGGAGTACGGCGCAATATCCTAACGCCCGCGCTGCAGGTCTGCTACATATACTCAACAACATATCCCTCGGGCTGTCGATGAATTTGCACAACGACGATCCGATGAATCCCGACCTATTCCACTACTTCGATCCGTCGCGAAAGCAGGGCGGAGACAATTCCGATGCACTCTATCTTGGCGCGCCGATTGATGGCCGTCAGGAATATCGCGTTCGTGGTAATCGTGGGTCGGCGAAGCATATTTCTTTCACCACCGTGAACCGCGGACCCACTCCTTGGGGCGGTGGAATGGGCGCCGCACTGTTTGGGCGGGACATGAAGGCAGATCCTGATGGCAACTTTGAACTCATGCTCAGCGCCCGTGAGCATTCCGGAAACTGGCTCAAGCTTGGCCCAGACGTTTTCCGGCTGACGATCCGTCAGTTCTTCGCGGACTGGGAAAATGAACGTCCGATGGTAGCAAGGATTGAGCGGCTTGGCCCCCCAGCCCCGCCACCCGACATGTCTGCGGACCGGATCATGGCAGCGCTCGACGAGACGATCGGCTGGCTCGAGAATACCGTCGTGTTCTGGCAAAATATGATCGATCTCTTTCGTAAGACGCCAAACCAGTTCATCGACTGGCGCAAGATCACCGGCGACAAAATGAATGCTACCCCCGGAGGTGATCCGGCCTGCTGCTTCTGGAAGGTGCCAAAGGGCAAGGCGCTCATTCTGCGTACTAAACCGCCCCAGTGCGAATTCTGGAATATCGAGTTCACAAATCCCTGGTGGGAAACGAATGACTACCGCTACCGCCATACTGGCATCAACGACCACACCGGCGTGCTCGAAGAAAATGGCGAATTAATTGCGGTTGTCGCACACGACGATCCCGGATTACCCAACTGGTTCGATCCGTCGGGACATACTGAGGGAATGATCGGGCGGCGCTGGATGTTTGCCGACACCGCGACTTCGATTGAAACGATGCTCGTCGATCAGTCAACATTGCGCAAATATCTGCCGAAGTCGGTCAAGACGATCACGGCCGAGGGCCGGCGCGCTCAGTTGGAGCGCAAGAGAAACGGCCTATATCGCCGCTTTCACTGGTTCTGA
- a CDS encoding tyrosine-protein phosphatase, with product MKLQTVLPLIALLLAGTAHAEAVQTPLVTRTALDALTVSWSGREPVDIFLSDDPAAKPDDAKLVSKEDRDGTETVKVAAGERAYFLLRGHKSGDLVRVAERVLPLRQGSNFRDIGGYPAADGKHVRWGLIYRSGGQPLLTDADVKQIQALQLANLVDLRSSEERVIAPTRIEGVPYQAVGYSMSALTGGSVPKNGQGVYRNLPTMMAPQLRLIFQDLLARKGAIAYNCSAGQDRTGFVTAMILSALVVPRATIIADYHLSTTYRRPQWEMPKIDTVAQVNNPVAMFFAKYQQDPAAAKPQPLKEADGTPFLSHAFDEVDSRWGSVENYLDQEIGVTKLDLAALRAGYLE from the coding sequence ATGAAGCTTCAAACCGTCTTGCCCCTGATCGCGCTGCTGTTGGCCGGCACGGCCCATGCCGAGGCTGTCCAGACGCCGCTGGTGACGCGAACGGCGCTAGACGCACTGACGGTCAGCTGGTCCGGTCGGGAACCTGTCGACATTTTTCTCTCCGACGATCCCGCCGCAAAGCCGGACGATGCGAAACTGGTGTCGAAGGAGGATCGCGACGGCACGGAGACAGTGAAGGTCGCAGCCGGCGAACGCGCCTATTTCCTGCTGAGGGGCCACAAGTCCGGCGATTTGGTGCGCGTGGCGGAGCGAGTGCTGCCCTTGCGGCAGGGATCAAACTTCCGCGACATTGGCGGCTATCCGGCCGCCGACGGCAAGCATGTCCGCTGGGGCCTGATCTATCGCTCCGGTGGCCAGCCCCTCCTGACCGACGCCGACGTGAAGCAGATCCAGGCGCTCCAGCTCGCGAACCTAGTCGATTTGCGCTCGAGCGAGGAACGGGTGATCGCGCCCACCCGAATAGAAGGCGTACCCTACCAGGCTGTCGGCTATTCGATGTCGGCGCTGACCGGCGGGAGCGTCCCCAAAAATGGGCAGGGTGTCTATCGGAACCTGCCGACGATGATGGCGCCGCAGTTGCGTCTGATATTTCAGGACCTGCTCGCTCGAAAGGGAGCGATCGCATATAATTGCTCCGCGGGGCAGGACCGAACCGGCTTTGTCACGGCCATGATCTTGTCCGCGCTGGTCGTCCCGCGCGCCACGATCATCGCCGACTATCATCTCTCCACCACCTACAGGCGGCCCCAATGGGAAATGCCCAAGATCGACACGGTGGCTCAGGTCAACAATCCGGTTGCGATGTTCTTCGCCAAATATCAGCAGGACCCGGCAGCGGCCAAACCGCAGCCTCTAAAGGAGGCAGATGGCACCCCCTTCCTCAGCCATGCATTTGACGAGGTCGACAGCCGATGGGGCTCGGTGGAAAACTATCTCGATCAGGAGATCGGCGTAACGAAGCTTGACCTGGCAGCCCTGCGAGCTGGTTACCTCGAATAA
- a CDS encoding spore coat protein U domain-containing protein, giving the protein MVWGDGAGTTATVTLSGSSAVIPLYGIVAPRQNVSAGIYQDIIVVSIVH; this is encoded by the coding sequence ATGGTCTGGGGTGACGGCGCCGGGACCACTGCGACGGTTACCCTTTCAGGGAGCAGTGCGGTCATCCCCCTCTATGGCATCGTCGCCCCGCGGCAGAATGTCTCCGCAGGGATCTACCAGGACATCATCGTGGTCAGCATCGTTCATTAG
- a CDS encoding TonB-dependent receptor, translating to MISMRSRMALTASSLIFVAMSSVPASAVDAVTADAAAAAALAEDSGLTVVTVTAQKRPESLQSTPISMSVMRAEDLVSRHVTSLVDLGDGSIPSLKIAPFYSRSSALVVNIRGIGVLSDANQPARDQGVGVYIDGVYLGRAQGLGTALFDIENVEVLKGPQGTLFGRNTEGGAVNIVTKKPSGELHVNATGGIGNFGAYKGEMHLDLPSFNDFAVKIDGVVAHRDPLVKNPLSGADGFNQYDKRGLHVEALWTPSPDFTADYSFDISKDESTSLYLNLVAPGTNARAAIATVQPDRVRTANVGVPLQPSVGNVHGHRLTLEWEASPELTLKSISSYRKLRQSQFDNASAATSMSSPAASLAANAAGGFTNFQFARYSLAHFWQNQRSQELQAIGDIGRVKFVAGALYYREHVSDNAQAYNTNMFTNAAGSTYTVLSLDPAAQRIDRASHVTTKSIGAFGQATWTPDMLGDAVHLTGGLRWTRDSKHGALAIVNGALPVNRNGLAGEIGLDASWSRVDPMVNLAIDLSQDMHVYGKWSTGYKSGGANSRSQEYDPFNPESVSIFEIGAKTEFFDNRARFNIAAYAGTYKNIQVDFSRPYEIGGVRQTRTTLSTVNAPGKGGVHGIEADLTVNPLEGLTLSASYAYQYVRIPSTVNPYPNAAGVISPIAVPIYQTYTPKYSASGAIDYELPMDGFTIRAHLDGNYDSGFYVNANDPVYVGPGSASNVYQPIGEKAFIVNGRLAISDVQTGTDAKVSFALWARNLFNEQHLFYKALSPTSGLNGFFNEPRTFGGEINLRF from the coding sequence ATGATCAGCATGCGCAGCCGGATGGCCTTGACGGCCTCCAGCCTCATTTTCGTCGCCATGAGCTCAGTGCCGGCATCCGCGGTGGACGCCGTCACGGCCGATGCCGCCGCAGCCGCGGCATTGGCGGAGGACAGCGGCCTAACCGTGGTCACCGTCACCGCCCAGAAGCGCCCGGAGAGCCTCCAGTCCACGCCGATCTCCATGTCCGTGATGCGCGCCGAGGACCTCGTCAGCCGCCATGTCACATCGCTTGTCGACCTCGGCGATGGCTCCATTCCATCCCTGAAGATCGCGCCCTTCTATTCTCGCAGTTCGGCGCTGGTCGTGAACATCCGCGGCATTGGCGTGCTGTCGGACGCCAACCAGCCAGCGCGCGATCAGGGCGTCGGCGTCTATATCGACGGCGTCTATCTGGGGCGCGCCCAGGGCCTTGGCACCGCCCTGTTCGATATCGAGAATGTCGAGGTGCTCAAGGGTCCGCAGGGCACCCTGTTCGGACGCAACACCGAAGGCGGCGCTGTCAATATCGTCACGAAAAAGCCGAGCGGCGAACTGCATGTGAACGCAACCGGCGGTATCGGCAATTTCGGCGCCTACAAGGGCGAGATGCATCTGGACCTCCCGTCGTTCAACGACTTCGCGGTTAAGATCGACGGCGTCGTCGCCCATCGCGACCCGCTGGTGAAAAACCCGCTCTCCGGCGCCGACGGCTTCAATCAATATGACAAGCGCGGCCTGCATGTCGAAGCGCTGTGGACGCCGTCGCCTGATTTTACCGCCGACTATTCCTTCGACATTTCGAAGGATGAATCGACCTCGCTCTACCTCAATCTCGTCGCGCCCGGCACCAACGCGCGCGCGGCGATCGCCACGGTCCAGCCCGATCGCGTGCGCACCGCCAATGTCGGCGTGCCGCTGCAGCCCAGCGTCGGCAATGTGCACGGCCACCGCCTGACGCTTGAATGGGAGGCGTCGCCCGAGCTCACCCTGAAGTCTATTAGTTCCTACCGCAAGCTGCGCCAGAGCCAGTTCGACAATGCCTCGGCCGCGACCTCTATGTCCTCACCCGCAGCGTCACTGGCCGCCAATGCCGCTGGCGGCTTCACCAACTTCCAGTTTGCCCGCTACAGCCTCGCCCATTTCTGGCAGAACCAGCGGAGCCAGGAGTTGCAGGCCATTGGCGACATCGGCCGCGTGAAGTTTGTCGCCGGCGCGCTCTACTATCGCGAGCATGTGTCGGACAATGCGCAGGCGTACAACACCAACATGTTCACCAACGCAGCCGGATCGACCTACACGGTCCTTTCGCTCGATCCCGCCGCGCAGCGGATCGACCGCGCCAGCCATGTCACGACCAAGAGCATCGGGGCCTTCGGCCAGGCGACCTGGACGCCCGATATGCTGGGCGACGCCGTGCACCTGACCGGCGGCCTGCGCTGGACCAGGGACAGCAAGCATGGCGCGCTGGCGATCGTCAACGGCGCGCTGCCAGTGAACCGCAACGGCTTGGCCGGTGAGATCGGGCTGGACGCCAGCTGGTCGCGGGTCGATCCGATGGTCAATCTTGCGATTGACCTCAGCCAGGACATGCACGTCTACGGCAAATGGTCCACCGGCTATAAATCCGGCGGCGCCAATTCGCGTTCGCAGGAATATGACCCGTTCAACCCGGAATCGGTGTCGATCTTCGAAATCGGCGCGAAGACCGAGTTTTTCGACAATCGCGCGCGCTTCAACATCGCGGCCTATGCCGGAACTTACAAGAATATCCAGGTCGACTTCAGCCGCCCCTATGAAATCGGCGGCGTGCGCCAGACGCGCACCACGTTGTCCACGGTGAACGCGCCGGGCAAGGGCGGCGTGCACGGGATCGAGGCGGACCTGACGGTCAATCCGCTCGAAGGCCTGACCCTGTCGGCCTCCTACGCCTATCAATATGTCCGCATCCCCTCGACGGTGAATCCCTATCCGAACGCCGCGGGCGTGATCAGCCCCATCGCCGTGCCGATCTACCAGACCTACACCCCTAAATATTCGGCGAGCGGCGCGATCGATTACGAGCTGCCGATGGACGGCTTCACCATCCGCGCACATCTGGACGGCAATTATGACTCGGGCTTCTATGTCAATGCCAACGACCCGGTCTATGTCGGTCCCGGTAGCGCCTCGAACGTCTACCAACCGATCGGCGAAAAGGCCTTCATCGTGAACGGTCGCCTCGCCATTTCGGACGTGCAGACGGGCACGGATGCCAAGGTCAGCTTTGCGCTGTGGGCGCGCAACCTCTTCAACGAACAGCATCTCTTCTACAAAGCGCTGAGCCCGACTTCGGGCCTCAATGGCTTCTTCAACGAGCCGCGCACCTTCGGCGGCGAGATCAATCTTCGCTTCTGA
- a CDS encoding PAS domain-containing protein — protein MARARSKRAMHGLGPDCPLELTGEIWSSSVHDADREQVVAKLKDYIASGETYRICYRTVGADDTVRWVLGMGRAVSGRDGDPERFVGSMSRSLP, from the coding sequence TTGGCTCGCGCCAGATCCAAACGGGCCATGCACGGGCTGGGCCCGGACTGCCCGCTCGAACTTACCGGAGAGATCTGGTCAAGTTCTGTCCACGACGCCGACCGCGAGCAGGTGGTGGCGAAGCTCAAGGACTACATCGCTTCGGGTGAGACCTATCGCATCTGCTACCGCACGGTGGGCGCCGACGACACTGTTCGCTGGGTTTTGGGGATGGGCAGGGCGGTGTCCGGCCGCGATGGCGACCCTGAGCGGTTCGTGGGCTCAATGTCGAGATCACTGCCCTGA
- a CDS encoding oxidoreductase yields MVAASAELRSAPLAVRYFGQDMVIYRGQSGRVMLMDAYCPHMGTHLAHGSSSYIVRDGMQIEGDSIRCPYHGWRFGPDGKCDDIPYSPAPIPKAACIRTWPVVERAGCVFVWYDPEGGEPDYDLPSFAEWDDPRWVNWTIDPLGELPCHPVEIIDNIGDKAHLEPIHGSIDMQRFENVFDAHVVWQHLRAGHRTLAGREGEYMVNDTSYTGPGILQSWMAGEYPSIMLFCHTPVDEGCVKLWHGLTVKSAEAVASAETIAAVRPYQEASCAALSQDIQIWRHKRACLNPMVVQGDGPFGKVRIWYRQFFNPRARAGEYQMRVKGATVTRGYRRGPLDQRGSGMTTATLFDPIRLGDLELANRIVMAPMTRSRAGDGDVPTELMMEYYRQRAGAGLIITEGTQPSASGKGYIRTPGIHSEAQIAGWRRVTDAVHAEGGQIVLQIMHCGRVGSLLNKAPGTETIAPSAIRAKGEIVTDKGMIPFDEPRAIELSEIPKLIEEFAQAARNAIAAGFDGVELHCTSGYLPAQFLSSGSNRRTDDYGGSAANRIRFAAETIEAMVAAVGEGRVGFRICPGNPFNDIWDDNPTETYGALLERLSSLNLAYCHLIDVANPQLDSLVLVRRKWRGNLILNEGLTRALAEQLLAKGVASAFSFGRPFIANPDLPFRLKSNAALAQFDASTLYTPGPRGYIDYSMIEQTKG; encoded by the coding sequence ATGGTCGCGGCGTCAGCTGAACTGAGAAGCGCTCCGCTGGCAGTTCGTTATTTCGGCCAGGACATGGTGATCTATCGCGGGCAGAGCGGGCGCGTCATGTTGATGGACGCATATTGTCCGCACATGGGCACGCATTTGGCGCATGGCAGCTCCTCTTACATCGTACGCGATGGGATGCAGATTGAGGGTGATTCCATCCGCTGTCCCTATCATGGCTGGCGTTTTGGACCGGACGGCAAGTGCGATGACATTCCTTACTCGCCCGCGCCCATTCCCAAGGCGGCGTGCATCCGTACGTGGCCGGTTGTCGAACGCGCGGGCTGCGTGTTCGTCTGGTACGATCCCGAGGGAGGGGAGCCTGACTATGATCTGCCTTCCTTCGCCGAGTGGGACGATCCCCGATGGGTCAACTGGACAATCGATCCGCTCGGTGAGCTACCCTGCCATCCAGTGGAAATCATCGACAATATTGGAGACAAAGCCCATCTCGAGCCGATTCACGGAAGCATTGACATGCAGCGCTTTGAGAATGTCTTCGACGCTCATGTCGTTTGGCAACATCTACGCGCTGGTCACCGCACGCTTGCGGGGCGCGAGGGCGAGTATATGGTGAATGACACTTCTTATACCGGGCCAGGCATCCTTCAATCGTGGATGGCAGGCGAATATCCATCGATCATGCTCTTCTGTCACACTCCTGTTGACGAAGGCTGTGTTAAACTCTGGCATGGGCTGACAGTGAAATCAGCTGAGGCGGTGGCCAGCGCGGAAACGATCGCCGCTGTTCGGCCCTACCAGGAGGCGAGCTGCGCGGCGCTTTCACAGGATATCCAAATCTGGCGGCACAAAAGGGCCTGCCTCAATCCCATGGTAGTTCAGGGGGACGGCCCCTTCGGCAAAGTGCGCATCTGGTACAGGCAGTTTTTCAATCCGAGGGCCCGTGCAGGGGAATATCAGATGCGCGTGAAGGGCGCCACGGTGACGCGCGGTTACCGCCGAGGCCCCCTGGACCAAAGAGGCAGTGGCATGACCACAGCGACGCTTTTCGATCCCATCCGGTTGGGCGACCTTGAGCTCGCAAACCGCATTGTCATGGCGCCCATGACCCGCAGCCGGGCGGGGGATGGTGATGTCCCGACCGAACTGATGATGGAATATTATCGGCAACGCGCCGGTGCCGGCCTCATCATCACCGAGGGCACGCAACCGAGCGCATCAGGCAAGGGCTATATACGTACGCCCGGAATTCATAGCGAGGCGCAGATTGCCGGCTGGCGCAGGGTGACCGATGCTGTTCATGCGGAGGGCGGGCAGATCGTGCTCCAGATCATGCATTGCGGGCGTGTCGGCAGCCTTCTGAACAAGGCCCCCGGAACGGAGACGATCGCACCATCTGCAATCCGCGCAAAGGGAGAAATCGTTACCGATAAGGGGATGATACCCTTTGACGAGCCGCGCGCGATCGAGCTTAGCGAGATCCCCAAGCTAATCGAAGAATTTGCGCAGGCCGCGCGGAACGCGATAGCCGCCGGCTTCGATGGGGTCGAACTGCATTGCACCAGCGGCTATCTGCCGGCACAGTTCCTCTCGTCCGGCAGTAACCGACGGACCGATGACTATGGTGGTTCCGCGGCTAATCGGATCCGATTCGCCGCTGAAACAATTGAGGCGATGGTAGCTGCTGTCGGGGAGGGTCGAGTGGGCTTCCGCATCTGCCCAGGCAATCCCTTTAATGATATTTGGGACGACAATCCGACGGAGACCTATGGGGCATTGCTTGAGAGGCTTTCGTCTTTGAACCTTGCTTATTGCCATCTAATTGATGTGGCCAATCCACAGCTGGATAGTCTCGTGTTGGTAAGACGCAAATGGCGGGGTAACCTCATCCTGAACGAAGGGCTGACGCGCGCCCTTGCCGAGCAACTGCTTGCGAAAGGGGTGGCTAGCGCCTTTTCCTTCGGCCGGCCGTTCATCGCCAATCCGGATCTGCCTTTCCGCCTCAAGTCTAATGCCGCTCTGGCGCAGTTCGATGCGTCAACTCTCTATACTCCAGGTCCACGCGGATATATCGACTACAGCATGATTGAACAGACCAAAGGCTAA